A DNA window from Anaerocolumna sp. AGMB13020 contains the following coding sequences:
- a CDS encoding patatin-like phospholipase family protein, with protein sequence MAKEFDLTKEYGIVLEGGGAKGAYQIGVWKALLECGVKIKGVSGVSVGALNGALMCMGDYEAAEELWKNITYSDIMNVNDKQMQCLMKKDIKNLDLKSLTKDTTRVIADRGIDIAPLKELINKFINVEKIKQSGMEFVFGTFLVDKLKELEITAQEIEEENLKDYLLASALLPAFKREKLNGQRYLDGGMFNNVPVDMLINRNYKDIIVIRIFGMGLLKSVKIPEDVTITQISPRINLGGMLEFNSEKSRRNIDLGYFDGMRSIRGLSGKIYYLKAGLSEEEAVMRLIHVNEAVKMAFLEYYKLDIGAAEVYTRRFLEGVCQNLAGSLRLQKNWTYQELYLSLLELAAKTVHISKFAIYTEEELIKRIRENYEKSQKRGYEIELFLTLVIKLIILPVA encoded by the coding sequence ATGGCGAAAGAATTTGATTTAACCAAGGAATACGGAATTGTTCTTGAAGGCGGCGGAGCAAAAGGAGCCTACCAGATTGGTGTCTGGAAGGCTCTTTTAGAATGCGGAGTTAAGATAAAAGGTGTATCCGGTGTATCTGTTGGAGCTTTAAACGGGGCCCTGATGTGCATGGGGGATTATGAAGCTGCTGAAGAGTTATGGAAGAATATTACTTATTCGGATATCATGAATGTAAATGATAAACAGATGCAGTGTCTTATGAAAAAGGACATAAAAAATCTGGATTTAAAATCTCTTACGAAAGATACCACCAGAGTAATCGCAGACCGGGGTATCGACATAGCACCGCTAAAAGAATTAATCAATAAATTCATAAATGTGGAAAAGATAAAGCAGTCGGGGATGGAATTCGTCTTTGGAACCTTTCTTGTGGATAAGCTGAAAGAACTTGAGATAACGGCTCAGGAAATAGAAGAAGAAAATCTGAAAGATTACCTCCTTGCAAGTGCACTATTGCCGGCCTTTAAAAGAGAGAAGCTGAATGGACAGCGCTACCTGGATGGTGGGATGTTCAACAATGTTCCTGTAGATATGCTTATTAACAGGAATTATAAGGATATCATTGTTATTCGTATCTTTGGAATGGGCCTGCTAAAAAGCGTAAAAATTCCAGAGGATGTTACTATTACACAGATATCGCCCAGAATAAATCTGGGGGGCATGCTGGAATTTAATTCTGAGAAGAGTCGAAGAAATATAGATCTTGGCTATTTTGACGGCATGCGTAGTATAAGAGGTTTAAGCGGAAAAATTTATTATCTTAAAGCTGGTTTAAGCGAAGAAGAGGCAGTAATGCGGCTCATTCATGTAAATGAAGCTGTAAAAATGGCTTTTTTGGAATATTACAAGCTGGATATTGGAGCTGCGGAGGTATATACCCGGCGCTTTTTAGAAGGAGTATGTCAGAATCTAGCAGGTAGCTTAAGACTCCAAAAGAACTGGACCTATCAGGAATTATATTTAAGCCTTCTGGAGCTTGCTGCAAAGACCGTCCATATATCCAAATTTGCAATTTATACGGAAGAAGAACTGATAAAACGTATTAGAGAGAATTATGAAAAGAGCCAGAAAAGAGGTTATGAAATAGAATTATTTCTTACCCTGGTCATAAAGCTAATAATACTTCCTGTGGCATAA